A window of the Gordonia humi genome harbors these coding sequences:
- a CDS encoding glutamate ABC transporter substrate-binding protein, whose protein sequence is MRRRLAAASCAALLTVCLAACGSTTPSTGNPPTTTAQVPLPPNVSFENSVDGPDSPTESTDCDMASLRPDASLPVPGRMPPRTAMADILQRGRLVVGTDLGSNPLSFRDPLTGDVVGFDVDVAHWISAAIFGDPNRIDYRMVSTDNRVEALATGAVDVVIKSMSITCERMASVAFSTPYFEASQRILVYRHSGIESAADLAGKRVCATTSSTSLSRVRHLAPKATFATTVSWADCLVMMQQGQVDAITSDTPILAGIAQQDPWVQVVGDSLGDEYYGVGVAKNHPELVRFINGVLAQRRADGSWQNSYQRWLSVLGPGSPPPYTYRD, encoded by the coding sequence ATGAGACGTCGACTCGCCGCCGCGTCGTGCGCCGCCCTTCTCACCGTCTGCCTGGCCGCCTGCGGCTCCACCACCCCGAGCACCGGCAATCCGCCGACCACGACCGCCCAGGTGCCGCTCCCCCCGAACGTCTCGTTCGAGAACTCCGTCGACGGCCCGGATTCGCCGACCGAGTCGACCGACTGCGATATGGCGAGCCTGCGACCGGACGCGTCGCTGCCCGTCCCGGGCCGGATGCCGCCCCGCACGGCGATGGCAGACATCCTCCAGCGCGGGCGACTGGTGGTCGGCACCGACCTCGGTTCGAATCCGCTGAGCTTCCGCGACCCGCTGACCGGCGACGTGGTGGGGTTCGACGTCGACGTCGCGCACTGGATCTCCGCTGCCATCTTCGGCGATCCGAACCGGATCGACTATCGGATGGTGTCGACGGACAACCGCGTCGAGGCGTTGGCGACCGGGGCCGTCGACGTCGTCATCAAATCGATGTCGATCACGTGTGAACGGATGGCGTCCGTCGCCTTCTCGACACCGTATTTCGAAGCGTCCCAACGGATCCTCGTCTACCGCCATTCGGGGATCGAGAGCGCGGCCGATCTCGCGGGCAAGCGGGTGTGCGCCACGACGTCGTCCACCTCGCTGAGCCGCGTCCGGCATCTGGCGCCGAAGGCCACGTTCGCGACCACGGTCAGCTGGGCCGACTGCCTGGTGATGATGCAGCAGGGTCAGGTGGACGCGATCACGTCCGACACTCCGATCCTCGCGGGCATCGCCCAACAGGATCCGTGGGTGCAGGTGGTCGGCGACAGCCTCGGCGACGAGTACTACGGCGTCGGCGTCGCCAAGAACCATCCCGAACTGGTCCGTTTCATCAATGGAGTACTCGCACAACGTCGGGCCGACGGCAGCTGGCAGAACTCGTACCAGCGGTGGCTGTCGGTCCTCGGCCCCGGCAGTCCACCCCCGTACACCTACCGCGATTGA
- a CDS encoding serine/threonine-protein kinase: MPTVDDDGPATQATQVGTMPAATQATDGVSTVGTTPAATGTQATQVRRLFEDIAASRRKVRKGPSHIHDRRLGSGLVQLPDVTDIDPADAVLANPQIVESKRTCWQCGAEVGRRSGPGKGPLKGTCPNCGSRYSFVPGLARGTMVADQYEIAGAIAHGGMGWIYLAVDHNVSDRPVVLKGLLNSSDSQAQAVAIAERQFLASVNDPGIVKIFNFVEWADDDGRLFGYIVMEYVGGHTLKQLTTGPSGKIKPMPVEQAMAYILEVLSAVGYLHSVGLVYNDVKPDNIMITSDDVKLIDLGAVSAINGYGRLYGTPGFQAPEITETGPQVATDIYSIGRTLAVLTVDMPMEDGRYLDGLPDPDTTAVFVENPSFYFLLHRATSLDPTERFESAEEMTAQVLNVLRETVALHTGVPRPSLSTVFTPQRSTFGTELLLAPVDGFFDPKDAAIHDPADIARALPVPLVDPTDPAANVLTSAALSYPRQTLDTIKAARAEGFSTLMPADKVPYPRQNAEHPSLEIDLAEARAHLELGNLDTALELLREVADNHGESWRLHWFLGICALLNAEPELAFERFHEVLEALPGEVAPKLAVAGTAELIGYWLSAEGYSTNEQAAQVERWYDIARQSYHDLWLTDHSIVTAAFGYARMLLAEGEIEQAIEPLDEVPITSRHYGTAQISAILALVHGRPPGAVTQDELFEAATRFNQIGTDDPRRRRLKLIVLGSALGWIDAHPEQGEGEDFLGFPFTEPGLRAGTERSLRELARATRDNRAHRFLLVDLANLVRPATLF, from the coding sequence ATGCCGACCGTCGACGACGACGGGCCCGCGACTCAGGCGACTCAGGTCGGCACCATGCCTGCGGCCACTCAGGCCACCGACGGAGTGTCGACGGTCGGCACCACACCCGCCGCGACCGGGACGCAGGCCACCCAGGTGCGGCGACTCTTCGAGGACATCGCCGCATCGCGGCGCAAGGTCCGCAAGGGGCCGTCGCACATCCACGACCGGCGGCTCGGCAGCGGTCTGGTGCAGCTGCCCGACGTCACCGACATCGATCCGGCCGACGCCGTGCTGGCCAATCCGCAGATCGTCGAGTCCAAACGCACCTGTTGGCAGTGCGGTGCAGAGGTCGGCCGACGCTCCGGCCCGGGAAAGGGCCCGCTCAAGGGGACCTGTCCGAACTGCGGTTCGCGCTATTCGTTCGTGCCCGGGCTGGCGCGCGGCACGATGGTCGCCGACCAGTACGAGATAGCCGGTGCCATCGCGCACGGCGGCATGGGGTGGATCTATCTCGCGGTCGACCACAACGTGTCCGATCGGCCCGTCGTGTTGAAGGGTCTGTTGAACTCGTCCGACTCGCAGGCGCAGGCGGTCGCCATCGCCGAGCGGCAGTTCCTGGCGTCGGTGAACGACCCGGGCATCGTGAAGATCTTCAACTTCGTCGAGTGGGCCGACGACGACGGCCGACTGTTCGGCTACATCGTGATGGAGTACGTCGGCGGTCACACGCTCAAGCAGCTGACGACCGGTCCCTCGGGCAAGATCAAGCCGATGCCCGTAGAGCAGGCCATGGCCTACATCCTCGAGGTCCTCTCGGCCGTCGGCTATCTGCATTCGGTCGGGCTGGTCTACAACGACGTGAAACCCGACAACATCATGATCACCTCTGATGACGTGAAGCTGATCGACCTGGGCGCGGTGTCTGCGATCAACGGGTACGGAAGACTGTACGGCACACCGGGATTCCAGGCACCGGAGATCACCGAGACCGGACCGCAGGTGGCCACCGACATCTATTCGATCGGTCGGACGCTGGCCGTGCTCACCGTCGACATGCCGATGGAGGACGGCAGGTACCTGGACGGGCTGCCCGATCCGGACACCACCGCGGTGTTCGTGGAGAACCCGTCGTTCTACTTCCTGTTGCACCGCGCGACGTCGCTCGATCCGACCGAGCGATTCGAGTCCGCGGAGGAGATGACGGCGCAAGTCCTCAACGTGCTGCGCGAGACCGTCGCCCTGCACACCGGTGTGCCGCGGCCGTCGTTGTCGACGGTGTTCACCCCGCAACGCTCCACGTTCGGCACCGAGCTGCTGCTGGCGCCGGTCGACGGGTTCTTCGATCCGAAGGACGCCGCGATCCACGACCCCGCCGACATCGCGCGGGCGTTGCCGGTGCCGCTGGTCGATCCGACCGATCCTGCTGCGAACGTCCTGACGTCGGCGGCGCTGTCGTATCCACGACAGACGCTGGACACCATCAAGGCGGCACGCGCCGAAGGCTTCTCGACGCTCATGCCTGCCGACAAGGTGCCCTATCCACGGCAGAACGCCGAGCATCCGTCGCTGGAGATAGACCTCGCCGAGGCGCGCGCCCATCTCGAACTGGGGAATCTCGACACTGCTCTGGAGCTGCTGCGCGAGGTGGCCGACAATCACGGCGAGTCGTGGCGACTGCACTGGTTCCTCGGCATCTGCGCGCTGCTGAACGCCGAACCGGAGCTGGCCTTCGAGCGCTTCCACGAGGTACTCGAGGCGCTGCCCGGCGAGGTGGCGCCCAAGCTGGCCGTCGCAGGTACTGCCGAGCTGATCGGCTACTGGCTGTCGGCCGAGGGCTACTCCACCAATGAACAAGCCGCGCAGGTGGAACGCTGGTACGACATCGCCCGTCAGTCGTACCACGACCTATGGCTCACCGACCACTCCATCGTCACCGCGGCGTTCGGATATGCACGCATGCTGTTGGCCGAAGGAGAGATCGAGCAGGCCATCGAGCCGCTCGACGAGGTTCCGATCACCAGCCGTCACTACGGGACGGCGCAGATCAGTGCGATTCTGGCACTCGTGCACGGGCGGCCGCCCGGGGCGGTGACCCAGGACGAGTTGTTCGAGGCGGCGACCCGCTTCAACCAGATCGGCACTGACGATCCGCGTCGTCGCCGGTTGAAGCTGATCGTGTTGGGCAGCGCACTCGGCTGGATCGACGCGCACCCCGAGCAGGGCGAAGGCGAAGACTTCCTCGGCTTCCCGTTCACCGAGCCCGGGTTGCGCGCAGGCACCGAGCGGTCGTTGCGTGAGCTGGCACGGGCCACGCGCGACAACCGTGCGCACCGCTTCCTGCTGGTGGACCTGGCGAATCTGGTGCGGCCGGCGACCCTGTTCTGA
- a CDS encoding HtaA domain-containing protein, translating to MSGLRRLLILLLATVVALVGGAVATGPAAADRFRPAISVYLADGVTPAGGVELHPGDQIVVKGTGFDPNANTSGLPVPVPPGVPHGTFVTFGGFAPTWQPSKNAPASSRAEVRSKTKWALSESALNKIPDVPFDLRRTVEQQWVRLDARGRFTARLTLATPEKTPADKRWGVYTYGAANAVNAAQEKFVPLDYSTTPGPNTPVPAPKNLVWGWSSTLPAAIEATQGALAGTGGAGVDTADRMSFELTDNTIRNGRGELRYRGTVVVYTRFHLLEIAVADPIIRVDGARAVLSMKTSSTDMNGDDHLRRIAVADLDLTRGQAARLAAGQNVTGISARFRRGITPTSLAAVSVTGADTIDLRF from the coding sequence ATGTCTGGATTGCGCCGTCTCCTCATCCTCCTGCTGGCCACGGTCGTCGCGCTCGTCGGCGGCGCCGTCGCGACCGGACCGGCCGCTGCGGATCGCTTCCGGCCCGCGATCAGCGTGTACCTCGCCGACGGAGTGACCCCGGCCGGTGGCGTCGAGTTGCACCCGGGCGATCAGATCGTCGTGAAGGGGACGGGTTTCGATCCGAACGCGAACACCTCGGGTCTCCCGGTGCCCGTCCCGCCGGGCGTCCCGCACGGGACCTTCGTCACTTTCGGCGGCTTCGCGCCGACCTGGCAGCCGTCGAAGAACGCTCCGGCGTCATCGCGCGCAGAAGTCCGCAGCAAGACCAAGTGGGCGCTGTCTGAGTCGGCACTGAACAAGATTCCCGATGTCCCGTTCGACCTGCGACGCACCGTCGAGCAGCAGTGGGTCAGGCTGGACGCGCGGGGACGATTCACCGCCCGCCTGACCCTCGCGACGCCGGAGAAGACCCCGGCCGACAAGCGCTGGGGCGTATACACGTACGGTGCGGCGAATGCGGTCAATGCGGCGCAGGAGAAGTTCGTCCCGCTCGACTACTCGACCACGCCCGGGCCGAACACGCCCGTGCCGGCGCCGAAGAACCTGGTCTGGGGCTGGTCGTCGACGCTGCCGGCCGCGATCGAGGCGACCCAGGGCGCCCTCGCGGGAACGGGCGGTGCCGGTGTCGACACTGCCGACCGGATGTCGTTCGAGCTGACCGACAACACGATACGCAACGGCCGGGGCGAGCTCCGTTACCGAGGGACCGTCGTCGTCTACACGCGATTCCACCTGCTTGAGATCGCTGTCGCCGATCCGATCATCAGGGTCGACGGGGCGCGGGCGGTCCTGTCGATGAAGACATCGTCCACCGACATGAACGGCGACGATCACCTGCGCCGTATCGCCGTCGCCGATCTGGACCTGACCCGTGGGCAGGCAGCGCGGCTCGCGGCGGGACAGAACGTCACCGGAATCAGTGCGAGGTTCCGGCGAGGCATCACACCGACCTCGCTGGCGGCGGTGTCGGTGACGGGAGCGGACACCATCGACCTGCGGTTCTGA
- a CDS encoding VOC family protein encodes MNTRHDMNIWPGLTCDDALAERAWLEKVGFTPGILVEGDGPGEVIHSEMLWPDGGRVMVSSSGKQDSTFATPIGAASVYVVVTDPDAVYARAIDLGARMVRDMAEEDYGSRGFSIADPEGNVWSFGTYAG; translated from the coding sequence ATGAACACACGACACGACATGAACATCTGGCCCGGACTCACCTGCGACGACGCTCTCGCCGAGCGCGCCTGGCTCGAGAAGGTCGGCTTCACACCCGGCATCCTCGTCGAGGGCGACGGCCCCGGCGAGGTGATCCACTCGGAGATGCTGTGGCCCGACGGCGGTCGGGTCATGGTCAGTTCCTCCGGCAAACAGGATTCGACGTTCGCGACTCCCATCGGTGCGGCGAGCGTCTACGTCGTCGTCACCGATCCGGACGCGGTGTACGCCAGGGCCATCGACCTGGGCGCGAGGATGGTCCGCGACATGGCCGAGGAGGACTATGGATCGCGAGGGTTCTCCATCGCCGATCCGGAGGGCAACGTATGGAGCTTCGGGACGTACGCGGGCTGA
- a CDS encoding helix-turn-helix domain-containing protein: protein MELRDVRGLTDAVRSAGVDVVPYEITHVAPGTHLGIPSSTVTLIVDLCDGLDLTGPGLPRRTTFTCGIGELHREAFTVHHDGTQIGVQLDLTPGAVRRLFGVPVGELPSMLELDRIDAGFTRRLRDAVGEVPHPARRRAAFDVLVDQMSGRLAGPVGADPDAVRTWRQILRTHGTVTVSQLVEQSGWSARRLTGVFTAEFGMGPKQAARLVRFDTARRRLESGRSPGDVAADLGFADQAHLTREFTAFTGLPPTRFLRVRASEFAAE from the coding sequence ATGGAGCTTCGGGACGTACGCGGGCTGACCGACGCCGTGCGGAGTGCCGGCGTCGACGTGGTGCCGTATGAGATCACGCATGTCGCACCCGGCACGCATCTGGGCATACCGTCGTCGACGGTCACACTGATCGTGGACCTGTGCGACGGTCTGGACCTGACGGGTCCGGGACTTCCCCGTCGGACCACCTTCACCTGTGGGATCGGCGAACTCCATCGCGAGGCGTTCACCGTTCACCACGACGGCACACAGATCGGCGTCCAGCTCGATCTGACGCCCGGCGCGGTGCGGCGACTGTTCGGCGTGCCCGTCGGCGAGCTGCCGTCGATGCTCGAACTCGACCGGATCGACGCCGGATTCACCCGCCGACTGCGGGACGCCGTCGGCGAGGTGCCGCACCCGGCGAGGCGCCGGGCGGCGTTCGACGTGCTGGTCGACCAGATGTCCGGTCGCCTAGCCGGCCCTGTCGGCGCCGATCCGGACGCGGTCCGCACCTGGCGGCAGATCCTCCGGACGCACGGCACGGTCACGGTGTCCCAGTTGGTCGAGCAGTCCGGCTGGTCGGCCCGTCGGCTGACCGGCGTGTTCACCGCAGAGTTCGGCATGGGTCCGAAACAGGCGGCCCGCCTCGTTCGGTTCGACACGGCACGCCGCCGCCTCGAATCGGGCCGATCCCCGGGCGATGTCGCAGCCGATCTCGGGTTCGCCGACCAGGCCCACCTCACCCGGGAGTTCACCGCGTTCACCGGGCTGCCGCCGACGCGGTTCCTGCGAGTTCGCGCGAGCGAGTTCGCCGCCGAGTGA
- a CDS encoding ISL3 family transposase: protein MDHGTSLLLGLEGVEVVGVSVGGPDGRTRIVDVGTSDPAASCCPGCGVRSTSVKERVVCTPRDIGYGDAPIMVRWNKIRWRCVNSECARGSFTEAIGQVPRRRRTTTRLRETIGRAIGDAARSVAEVAAGHGVSWHTAHGAFVDIAATALTDPAPTSVLGIDETRRGKPRWVRGGDGRWVRIDPWDTGFVDLAGDQGLLGQVTGRTSAVVIDWLAAQPAPFRDAIEYVAIDPAASYAAAVAVALPNAQLVVDHFHLVQLANAMVTKVRRRVTWDRRGRRGRSTDPEWANRRRLLMGRERLSDNKYQKMIADLRAHDPGNEIFAAYIVKEELRALLAMARSRPRVDDSQIRERLYRFLDLCAQVNVPEANTLARTIETWWPGICAFIRTQVTNAATEGTNRLVKQVKRSACGFRNIENSRRRIRFHCTRKQRRARIQFHC from the coding sequence GTGGATCATGGTACGTCGTTGTTGTTGGGGTTGGAAGGCGTCGAGGTCGTCGGGGTCAGTGTCGGCGGGCCGGACGGGCGAACGCGGATCGTCGATGTCGGTACCAGTGATCCGGCGGCCTCGTGCTGCCCGGGGTGCGGTGTCCGGTCGACGTCGGTGAAGGAGCGGGTCGTCTGCACGCCCCGCGACATCGGCTACGGGGATGCTCCGATCATGGTGCGGTGGAACAAGATTCGGTGGCGGTGCGTGAACTCAGAGTGCGCGCGTGGGTCGTTCACCGAAGCGATCGGGCAGGTCCCGCGTCGTCGGCGGACCACGACCCGGTTGCGGGAGACGATCGGGCGGGCGATCGGCGATGCCGCTCGGTCGGTCGCCGAGGTCGCTGCCGGGCACGGCGTGTCGTGGCATACCGCGCACGGCGCGTTCGTCGACATCGCCGCCACGGCGTTGACCGATCCGGCCCCGACGTCGGTGCTGGGGATCGACGAGACTCGCCGTGGGAAACCGAGGTGGGTCCGCGGCGGTGATGGTCGGTGGGTGCGGATCGATCCGTGGGATACCGGGTTCGTCGATCTGGCGGGCGATCAGGGACTGTTGGGGCAGGTCACCGGCCGTACCAGTGCGGTGGTGATCGACTGGCTGGCCGCGCAGCCGGCCCCGTTTCGGGATGCGATCGAGTACGTGGCGATCGATCCGGCCGCGTCGTATGCCGCGGCCGTCGCGGTCGCGTTACCGAACGCGCAACTGGTCGTCGATCACTTCCACCTCGTGCAGTTGGCCAACGCGATGGTCACGAAGGTCCGTCGGCGGGTCACGTGGGACCGACGTGGTCGTCGTGGCCGGTCGACGGACCCGGAATGGGCCAACCGCCGCAGACTGTTGATGGGTCGAGAACGGTTGTCGGACAACAAGTATCAGAAGATGATCGCCGATCTGCGAGCGCACGATCCGGGCAACGAGATCTTCGCCGCGTACATCGTCAAAGAGGAACTCCGGGCCTTGTTGGCGATGGCGCGGAGTCGGCCGCGCGTCGACGATAGCCAGATCCGCGAACGCCTCTACCGGTTCCTGGACCTGTGTGCGCAGGTCAACGTTCCCGAAGCCAACACACTGGCCCGTACCATCGAAACATGGTGGCCCGGGATCTGCGCGTTCATCCGCACCCAGGTCACCAACGCCGCCACCGAAGGCACCAACCGGCTGGTCAAGCAGGTGAAACGATCGGCCTGCGGATTCCGCAACATCGAGAACTCACGCCGCAGGATACGATTCCACTGCACCCGCAAACAACGGCGGGCGCGCATCCAGTTCCACTGCTAA
- a CDS encoding DNA polymerase domain-containing protein, which yields MVKPKPIMLDVDGVDVKLSNPDKIYFPELGEDGGRKGDLVDYYRTMATTGPILDAIGGRPTFLQRFPDGVTGDEIYQKHLTKYHPDHVESTRIVFPSKRTGQAFCPRIPADVVWAANLGTVTFHTWPTADPDNDHPDQLRIDLDPTENRTFDDVRALAADHVRPLLEELGYTGFVKTSGSRGVHVFVPIRPEWDFIATRRAVIALGRELERRTPDLVTTSWWKEERGDRIFIDYNQNARDRSMAAPYSARKSPNARVSTPLTWDELTDVDPNTLTIATVPGLVERRGDPWADIADHAAGLEPLLEMVHRDDATGLGDLPYPPSYPKMPGEPKRVQPSRNTDLKR from the coding sequence GTGGTGAAGCCCAAGCCGATCATGCTCGACGTCGACGGCGTCGACGTCAAGCTCTCCAACCCCGACAAGATCTACTTCCCCGAACTCGGTGAGGACGGCGGCCGGAAGGGCGATCTCGTCGACTACTACCGCACCATGGCGACGACCGGACCGATCCTCGACGCGATCGGCGGCCGCCCGACCTTCCTGCAGCGATTCCCCGACGGCGTCACCGGCGACGAGATCTACCAGAAGCATCTGACGAAGTACCACCCCGACCATGTCGAGTCGACGCGCATCGTGTTCCCGTCCAAGCGAACCGGTCAGGCGTTCTGCCCGCGCATCCCGGCCGACGTCGTGTGGGCGGCCAACCTCGGCACCGTCACCTTCCACACCTGGCCCACCGCCGACCCCGACAACGACCATCCCGATCAGCTGCGCATCGACCTGGACCCGACGGAGAACCGTACCTTCGACGACGTGCGCGCGTTGGCCGCCGACCACGTCCGCCCGCTACTGGAAGAACTCGGGTACACCGGTTTCGTGAAGACCTCCGGCAGCCGCGGGGTGCACGTCTTCGTCCCGATCCGTCCCGAATGGGACTTCATCGCGACCCGCCGCGCCGTGATCGCGCTGGGGCGCGAACTGGAGCGTCGCACACCGGATCTCGTCACGACGTCGTGGTGGAAGGAAGAGCGTGGCGACCGCATCTTCATCGACTACAACCAGAACGCCAGAGACCGCTCAATGGCCGCACCGTACTCCGCGCGCAAGTCGCCGAACGCGCGCGTCTCCACACCGCTCACGTGGGACGAACTCACCGATGTGGACCCGAACACGTTGACCATCGCGACGGTGCCGGGTCTGGTGGAGCGACGCGGCGATCCGTGGGCCGACATCGCGGACCACGCGGCGGGGCTGGAGCCACTGCTCGAGATGGTCCACCGGGACGACGCGACGGGGCTCGGCGATCTGCCGTATCCGCCGTCGTACCCGAAGATGCCGGGCGAGCCTAAGCGTGTGCAACCGAGTCGGAATACCGATCTGAAGAGGTGA
- a CDS encoding ATP-dependent DNA ligase gives MDLPINPPVAPMLAKAVAAVPDQPDDGPVWSYEPKWDGFRAVIFRDRDEVIMSSRGGKDLARYFPELVEAARAELPERVVVDGEVGVVREIGGVRRLDWDSLSQRIHPAVSRIEKLAHETPATFIGFDALARGDDDLTGRPFPVRRAALVDAVGGGPSMRVSRVTQDPAVARDWFTAFEGAGLDGVVAKRLDGLYVPNKREMVKIKHKRTADCVVLGYRIHKSGTGLGSMLLGLHGDDGQIRMVGGSSAFSDAKRLELQELFESMRLDPDGVAQGEVSRWRAAGSAEWIPIRQELVVEVAYDQMESGRFRHTVKFLRWRPDRQPESCGYDQLEVPLTYDIHDVLEGS, from the coding sequence GTGGACCTTCCGATCAACCCGCCCGTCGCCCCGATGCTGGCGAAGGCCGTCGCCGCCGTGCCCGACCAGCCCGACGACGGCCCCGTCTGGTCGTACGAGCCGAAGTGGGACGGTTTCCGCGCGGTGATCTTCCGCGACCGCGACGAGGTGATCATGTCTTCGCGCGGCGGAAAGGACCTGGCCCGGTACTTTCCCGAGTTGGTGGAGGCCGCGCGCGCCGAGCTGCCCGAGCGCGTCGTGGTGGACGGCGAGGTCGGCGTGGTCCGCGAGATCGGCGGGGTGCGTCGCCTCGATTGGGACTCGCTGAGCCAGCGCATCCACCCGGCGGTGTCCCGGATCGAGAAGCTCGCGCACGAGACTCCGGCGACCTTCATCGGCTTCGACGCGCTCGCCCGCGGCGACGACGATCTGACGGGGCGGCCGTTCCCGGTGCGCCGCGCGGCGCTGGTGGACGCGGTCGGCGGCGGTCCGTCGATGCGGGTCAGCCGGGTGACACAGGATCCCGCCGTCGCCCGCGACTGGTTCACCGCTTTCGAGGGCGCCGGTCTCGACGGCGTGGTCGCCAAACGGCTCGACGGACTGTACGTGCCGAACAAGCGCGAGATGGTCAAGATCAAGCACAAACGGACCGCCGACTGCGTCGTCCTCGGCTATCGAATCCACAAGAGCGGCACCGGACTCGGCTCGATGCTGCTGGGCCTGCACGGCGACGACGGCCAGATCCGGATGGTCGGCGGATCCAGCGCGTTCTCGGATGCGAAGCGTCTCGAGCTGCAGGAGCTGTTCGAGTCCATGCGGCTCGACCCCGACGGCGTCGCCCAGGGCGAGGTGTCCCGCTGGCGCGCGGCGGGCAGTGCCGAGTGGATCCCGATCCGACAGGAACTGGTGGTCGAGGTGGCCTACGACCAGATGGAGTCCGGACGCTTCCGCCACACGGTGAAGTTTCTGCGGTGGCGGCCCGACCGCCAACCGGAAAGCTGCGGCTACGACCAGCTTGAGGTCCCGTTGACCTATGACATCCACGACGTCCTGGAAGGCTCCTGA
- a CDS encoding Lrp/AsnC family transcriptional regulator yields MLSIDRLDIELLRLLEADARAGVVELAARAGVSRNTVQSRIRRMEEGGLITGYRPTLDLGEAGLVVQAFLALETHQGSLRAVIEELRQMPQVLEVHTVTGREDLLVRVATATQPELLELAETIVGFPGVVHSSTWLTLTNPVPARGVPPLAELAKDSGWGRSTVAPTDSHDG; encoded by the coding sequence ATGTTGAGTATCGACCGGCTGGACATCGAGCTGCTGCGACTCCTCGAAGCCGATGCGCGGGCCGGCGTCGTCGAACTCGCCGCCCGGGCGGGCGTCTCGCGTAACACCGTGCAGTCGCGGATCCGTCGGATGGAGGAGGGCGGGCTCATCACGGGATACCGCCCGACACTCGATCTCGGCGAGGCCGGTCTGGTGGTGCAGGCGTTCCTCGCCCTCGAGACCCATCAGGGGAGCCTGCGGGCGGTGATCGAGGAGCTCCGACAGATGCCGCAGGTGCTTGAGGTGCACACGGTGACCGGCCGAGAGGACCTGCTCGTGCGGGTCGCGACAGCGACGCAGCCGGAGCTGCTCGAACTCGCCGAGACCATCGTGGGCTTTCCCGGCGTCGTGCATTCGAGCACCTGGCTCACCCTCACCAATCCGGTTCCGGCCCGCGGCGTGCCGCCGCTCGCCGAACTCGCCAAGGACTCCGGCTGGGGTCGGTCGACGGTCGCCCCGACCGACTCGCACGACGGATAG
- a CDS encoding Glu/Leu/Phe/Val dehydrogenase — translation MTTADTDRAVEFSVFAHPDLTIDPPHEQVVFCRDAATGLRAIIAIHSTTLGPALGGTRFYPYASEANALGDVLRLSRGMTFKSAAAGLDLGGGKAVIIGDPAVDKTPELLRAYGMFVDTLGGRYITAGDVGTTSHDMDVIGEGTSFVASKTRTNGGSGDTAPMTTLGVFSALEAAAQQAWGSSDLRGLRVGVEGVGKVGGELTGLLLAAGATVLAADPSPAAREAFAARFPEASIVDDVRSARVDVYAPCAMGGTVTDRLARATAATVICGAANNQLTCPEVETVLGERGIVWVPDYIANAGGVIQAFSEQQDWTGEQTRAKAKALRERTAQVLATAAGRGITAGDAARLIVAERLTAKR, via the coding sequence ATGACCACCGCCGACACCGACCGAGCCGTCGAGTTCAGCGTCTTCGCCCACCCCGACCTGACGATCGATCCGCCGCACGAGCAGGTCGTGTTCTGCCGAGACGCGGCGACCGGCCTGCGCGCGATCATCGCGATCCACTCGACGACGCTCGGACCGGCGCTCGGCGGCACCCGCTTCTACCCGTACGCATCCGAGGCCAACGCGCTCGGCGACGTCCTCCGACTGTCCCGCGGCATGACCTTCAAGTCGGCCGCGGCCGGCCTCGACCTCGGCGGCGGCAAAGCCGTGATCATCGGCGATCCGGCGGTCGACAAGACTCCCGAGCTGCTCCGCGCGTACGGCATGTTCGTCGACACGCTCGGCGGCCGGTACATCACCGCGGGCGATGTCGGGACGACGTCGCACGATATGGACGTTATCGGCGAGGGCACCTCGTTCGTCGCATCGAAGACGCGGACCAACGGAGGTTCCGGCGACACCGCCCCGATGACCACACTCGGCGTGTTCAGCGCGCTCGAAGCCGCCGCCCAGCAGGCGTGGGGATCGTCGGACCTGCGCGGACTCCGCGTGGGAGTGGAGGGCGTCGGCAAAGTCGGTGGCGAGCTCACCGGACTGCTGCTCGCGGCCGGTGCGACGGTACTGGCAGCCGATCCGAGTCCGGCGGCCCGCGAAGCGTTCGCCGCCCGCTTCCCGGAGGCGTCGATCGTCGACGACGTGCGATCGGCACGCGTCGACGTGTACGCGCCGTGCGCCATGGGCGGAACGGTGACCGACCGACTCGCGCGCGCGACCGCGGCCACGGTGATCTGCGGCGCCGCCAACAACCAACTGACCTGCCCCGAGGTCGAGACCGTCCTCGGCGAGCGCGGAATCGTCTGGGTGCCGGACTACATCGCCAACGCGGGCGGGGTGATCCAGGCGTTCAGCGAACAGCAGGACTGGACTGGCGAGCAGACGCGCGCAAAGGCGAAGGCGCTCCGCGAGCGCACCGCACAGGTGCTGGCCACCGCCGCGGGCCGGGGCATCACCGCAGGCGACGCAGCACGACTGATCGTCGCGGAACGGTTGACCGCGAAGCGATGA